A single window of Gossypium hirsutum isolate 1008001.06 chromosome A10, Gossypium_hirsutum_v2.1, whole genome shotgun sequence DNA harbors:
- the LOC107887889 gene encoding uncharacterized protein — protein sequence MYIGDEESYELDETESVTLSINPVRNSPPRVNRRNDRDVYDILQVIVDALQRVARTSPATTSTQTQRWALIKELRKYGATEFMGLKGVDPSVTENWMESTKRILQQLDCTPRECLICVVSLLQGEAYLWWESVVRHLSEKKIIWDLFQKEFQKKYIEEIYIKDKKQEFLMLQQGDLSVIDYERVFKTQ from the coding sequence ATGTATATTGGAGACGAAGAGTCGTATGAATTAGATGAAACGGAGTCAGTTACACTTAGCATAAATCCAGTAAGAAATTCACCCCCTAGAGTTAATAGAAGAAATGATAGAGATGTATATGATATATTACAAGTGATTGTTGATGCTTTGCAAAGAGTAGCGAGGACTTCTCCTGCTACGACTTCAACGCAAACTCAGAGATGGGCCCTGataaaagaattgagaaaataTGGTGCTACTGAATTTATGGGTCTGAAGGGAGTCGACCCATCCGTAACTGAAAATTGGATGGAGTCAACTAAAAGAATTTTACAGCAATTGGACTGTACCCCCCGGGAGTGTTTAATTTGTGTTGTATCGTTGCTACAAGGGGAAGCTTATTtatggtgggaatcagtggtTCGACATTTATCGGAGAAGAAGATAATATGGGACCTATTTCAgaaagaatttcaaaagaaatatatcgaAGAAATTTATATCAAAGACAAGAAGCAAGAGTTTTTAATGCTGCAACAGGGTGACTTGTCAGTTATAGATTATGAGAGAGTTTTcaagactcagtag